One Hordeum vulgare subsp. vulgare chromosome 4H, MorexV3_pseudomolecules_assembly, whole genome shotgun sequence DNA window includes the following coding sequences:
- the LOC123451093 gene encoding repressed by EFG1 protein 1-like: MLSSSRSPLPLTRSAPALLRPSKSGKRRADLDLDTRETASDTGRVTDTHPQVTPNTPRISPGSALHHPRDRARNAARHSPVRTRAVAWRRVPDTNVHTSSKPSPRHQRTTDCRVAIARCRRLPLSFLTRSLTVTVPRARTLHCPLHSPTLGALTSLLTARHYWPHPPQISSMAPQRRHHAAATACLLALLALSAAPAYGSRALPASKGAAASKAQAAAANATATATADEFLAPHNKARAAVGVAPLRWSADLTAAAAWTASQQQKQKSCAFADMGASPYGANQGWASYRARPAEVVASWVAQGKYYAHANNTCAAGQQCGTYTQVVWRRTAEVGCAQASCASGATLTLCLYNPHGNVQGQSPY; this comes from the coding sequence ATGCTCTCAAGCAGCCGATCGCCGCTACCCCTCACGCGCTCCGCACCGGCCTTGTTGCGTCCGTCCAAGTCGGGGAAACGCCGTGCTGATCTGGATCTCGACACGAGGGAAACCGCATCAGATACCGGGCGGGTCACTGACACGCACCCACAAGTGACACCCAACACCCCCCGGATCTCGCCAGGTTCTGCGCTCCACCACCCGCGAGATCGAGCCCGGAACGCCGCACGCCATTCACCCGTACGTACCCGGGCTGTGGCGTGGCGTCGCGTCCCCGACACCAACGTCCACACAAGTAGCAAGCCATCGCCGCGGCACCAGCGAACCACCGACTGCCGCGTAGCCATCGCTCGCTGCCGCCGGCTCCCTCTGAGCTTTTTAACTCGCTCGCTGACAGTGACAGTCCCTCGCGCGCGCACACTTCACTGTCCGCTCCACTCGCCCACGCTCGGTGCTCTCACTTCACTGCTCACCGCTCGCCATTACTGGCCTCACCCACCCCAGATCTCATCCATggctccccagcgccgccaccacGCGGCGGCCACGGCATGCCTTCTCGCCCTCCTCGCCCTGTCCGCCGCGCCGGCCTACGGCAGCCGCGCGCTGCCGGCCAGCAAGGGCGCGGCAGCCAGCAAGGCGCAGGCGGCGGCGGCCaacgcgacggcgacggcgacggcggacgAGTTCCTGGCGCCGCACAACAAGGCGCGCGCGGCGGTGGGCGTGGCCCCGCTGCGGTGGAGCGCCGacctgacggcggcggcggcgtggaccGCGTCGCAGCAGCAGAAACAGAAGAGCTGCGCGTTCGCGGACATGGGCGCCAGCCCCTACGGCGCGAACCAGGGGTGGGCGAGCTACCGCGCGCGCCCGGCCGAGGTGGTGGCCTCCTGGGTGGCGCAGGGGAAGTACTACGCCCACGCCAACAACACCTGCGCCGCCGGCCAGCAGTGCGGCACCTACACGCAGGTGGTCTGGCGCCGCACCGCCGAGGTCGGCTGCGCGCAGGCCAGCTGCGCCTCCGGCGCCACCCTCACGCTCTGCCTCTACAACCCGCACGGCAACGTCCAGGGCCAGAGCCCCTACTAG